In Canis lupus familiaris isolate Mischka breed German Shepherd chromosome 5, alternate assembly UU_Cfam_GSD_1.0, whole genome shotgun sequence, a genomic segment contains:
- the ACAT1 gene encoding acetyl-CoA acetyltransferase, mitochondrial isoform X2, whose product MAVLAALLRGGACGRSPLLRRPLQAVRYVERSYVSKPTLNEVVIVSAARTPIGSFLGSLSSLPATKLGSIAIQGVIEKAGIPKEEVKEAYMGNVLQGGEGQAPTRQAALGAGLPISTPCTTVNKVCASGMKAIMMASQSLMCGHQDVMVAGGMESMSNVPYVMSRGATPYGGVKLEDLIVKDGLTDVYNKIHMGNCAENTAKKMNITREEQDTYALSSYTRSKAAWEAGRFGSEVIPVTVTTKGKPDVLVTEDEEYKRVDFSKVPKLKTVFQKENGTVTAANASTLNDGAAAVVLMTADAARRLKVKPLARVAAFADAAVEPIDFPVAPAYAVPKVLRDAGLKKEDITMWEVNEAFSLVVLANIKMLDLDPQKVNMNGGAVSLGHPIGMSGARIVVHLVHALKQGEYGLASICNGGGGASALLIQKL is encoded by the exons GCAGTCAGATACGTGGAGCGAAGTTACGTGTCAAAACCCACTTTGAAT GAGGTGGTCATAGTAAGTGCTGCAAGAACACCCATTGGATCCTTTTTGGGCAGCCTTTCCTCCCTGCCGGCCACTAAACTTGGTTCCATTGCAATTCAGGGAGTCATTGAAAAGGCAG GGATTCCAAAAGAAGAAGTGAAGGAAGCCTACATGGGGAATGTCCTACAAGGAGGCGAGGGACAGGCCCCAACGAGGCAAGCGGCGCTGGGCGCAG GCTTACCTATTTCTACCCCGTGCACCACTGTAAACAAAGTCTGTGCCTCCGGAATGAAGGCCATCATGATGGCCTCTCAGAGTCTCATGTGTGGGCATCAG GATGTGATGGTGGCAGGTGGGATGGAGAGCATGTCCAATGTCCCCTACGTCATGAGCAGAGGAGCCACCCCATATGGTGGTGTAAAGCTTGAAGATTTGATTGTAAAAGATGGACTCACTGATGTCTACAATAAAATCCATATG GGAAACTGTGCTGAGAACACTGCGAAGAAGATGAACATTACACGGGAAGAGCAGGACACGTATGCGCTGAGCTCCTACACCAGGAGTAAAGCGGCGTGGGAGGCGGGAAGATTTGGAAGTGAAGTGATCCCGGTCACAGTCACAACCAAAG GCAAACCAGATGTACTGGTGACAGAAGATGAAGAATATAAACGTGTTGACTTTAGCAAAGTTCCAAAGCTAAAGAcagttttccagaaagaaaatg GCACAGTAACAGCTGCCAACGCAAGCACGCTGAATGATGGTGCTGCGGCTGTGGTGCTGATGACTGCAGATGCAGCCAGGAGGCTCAAGGTGAAACCGCTGGCAAGAGTAGCAG catttgctGATGCTGCTGTGGAACCTATTGATTTTCCAGTTGCACCTGCGTATGCTGTACCTAAG gttcTTAGAGATGCAGGACTGAAGAAAGAGGACATTACGATGTGGGAAGTAAACGAAGCCTTTAGCCTGGTTGTACTAGCAAACATCAAAATGCTGGACCTGGACCCCCAAAAAGTAAACATGAATGGAGGAGCTGTTTCTCTGGGACATCCGATTGG GATGTCTGGAGCCAGGATTGTCGTTCACTTGGTTCATGCCTTGAAGCAGGGAGAATATGGTCTTGCAAGTATTTGCAATGGAGGAGGAGGTGCTTCTGCCCTGTTGATCCAGAAGCTGTAG
- the ACAT1 gene encoding acetyl-CoA acetyltransferase, mitochondrial isoform X1 has product MGTCILDLPPGKTSGVVENARARLVRRVCQAVRYVERSYVSKPTLNEVVIVSAARTPIGSFLGSLSSLPATKLGSIAIQGVIEKAGIPKEEVKEAYMGNVLQGGEGQAPTRQAALGAGLPISTPCTTVNKVCASGMKAIMMASQSLMCGHQDVMVAGGMESMSNVPYVMSRGATPYGGVKLEDLIVKDGLTDVYNKIHMGNCAENTAKKMNITREEQDTYALSSYTRSKAAWEAGRFGSEVIPVTVTTKGKPDVLVTEDEEYKRVDFSKVPKLKTVFQKENGTVTAANASTLNDGAAAVVLMTADAARRLKVKPLARVAAFADAAVEPIDFPVAPAYAVPKVLRDAGLKKEDITMWEVNEAFSLVVLANIKMLDLDPQKVNMNGGAVSLGHPIGMSGARIVVHLVHALKQGEYGLASICNGGGGASALLIQKL; this is encoded by the exons GCAGTCAGATACGTGGAGCGAAGTTACGTGTCAAAACCCACTTTGAAT GAGGTGGTCATAGTAAGTGCTGCAAGAACACCCATTGGATCCTTTTTGGGCAGCCTTTCCTCCCTGCCGGCCACTAAACTTGGTTCCATTGCAATTCAGGGAGTCATTGAAAAGGCAG GGATTCCAAAAGAAGAAGTGAAGGAAGCCTACATGGGGAATGTCCTACAAGGAGGCGAGGGACAGGCCCCAACGAGGCAAGCGGCGCTGGGCGCAG GCTTACCTATTTCTACCCCGTGCACCACTGTAAACAAAGTCTGTGCCTCCGGAATGAAGGCCATCATGATGGCCTCTCAGAGTCTCATGTGTGGGCATCAG GATGTGATGGTGGCAGGTGGGATGGAGAGCATGTCCAATGTCCCCTACGTCATGAGCAGAGGAGCCACCCCATATGGTGGTGTAAAGCTTGAAGATTTGATTGTAAAAGATGGACTCACTGATGTCTACAATAAAATCCATATG GGAAACTGTGCTGAGAACACTGCGAAGAAGATGAACATTACACGGGAAGAGCAGGACACGTATGCGCTGAGCTCCTACACCAGGAGTAAAGCGGCGTGGGAGGCGGGAAGATTTGGAAGTGAAGTGATCCCGGTCACAGTCACAACCAAAG GCAAACCAGATGTACTGGTGACAGAAGATGAAGAATATAAACGTGTTGACTTTAGCAAAGTTCCAAAGCTAAAGAcagttttccagaaagaaaatg GCACAGTAACAGCTGCCAACGCAAGCACGCTGAATGATGGTGCTGCGGCTGTGGTGCTGATGACTGCAGATGCAGCCAGGAGGCTCAAGGTGAAACCGCTGGCAAGAGTAGCAG catttgctGATGCTGCTGTGGAACCTATTGATTTTCCAGTTGCACCTGCGTATGCTGTACCTAAG gttcTTAGAGATGCAGGACTGAAGAAAGAGGACATTACGATGTGGGAAGTAAACGAAGCCTTTAGCCTGGTTGTACTAGCAAACATCAAAATGCTGGACCTGGACCCCCAAAAAGTAAACATGAATGGAGGAGCTGTTTCTCTGGGACATCCGATTGG GATGTCTGGAGCCAGGATTGTCGTTCACTTGGTTCATGCCTTGAAGCAGGGAGAATATGGTCTTGCAAGTATTTGCAATGGAGGAGGAGGTGCTTCTGCCCTGTTGATCCAGAAGCTGTAG
- the ACAT1 gene encoding acetyl-CoA acetyltransferase, mitochondrial isoform X3, producing the protein MGNVLQGGEGQAPTRQAALGAGLPISTPCTTVNKVCASGMKAIMMASQSLMCGHQDVMVAGGMESMSNVPYVMSRGATPYGGVKLEDLIVKDGLTDVYNKIHMGNCAENTAKKMNITREEQDTYALSSYTRSKAAWEAGRFGSEVIPVTVTTKGKPDVLVTEDEEYKRVDFSKVPKLKTVFQKENGTVTAANASTLNDGAAAVVLMTADAARRLKVKPLARVAAFADAAVEPIDFPVAPAYAVPKVLRDAGLKKEDITMWEVNEAFSLVVLANIKMLDLDPQKVNMNGGAVSLGHPIGMSGARIVVHLVHALKQGEYGLASICNGGGGASALLIQKL; encoded by the exons ATGGGGAATGTCCTACAAGGAGGCGAGGGACAGGCCCCAACGAGGCAAGCGGCGCTGGGCGCAG GCTTACCTATTTCTACCCCGTGCACCACTGTAAACAAAGTCTGTGCCTCCGGAATGAAGGCCATCATGATGGCCTCTCAGAGTCTCATGTGTGGGCATCAG GATGTGATGGTGGCAGGTGGGATGGAGAGCATGTCCAATGTCCCCTACGTCATGAGCAGAGGAGCCACCCCATATGGTGGTGTAAAGCTTGAAGATTTGATTGTAAAAGATGGACTCACTGATGTCTACAATAAAATCCATATG GGAAACTGTGCTGAGAACACTGCGAAGAAGATGAACATTACACGGGAAGAGCAGGACACGTATGCGCTGAGCTCCTACACCAGGAGTAAAGCGGCGTGGGAGGCGGGAAGATTTGGAAGTGAAGTGATCCCGGTCACAGTCACAACCAAAG GCAAACCAGATGTACTGGTGACAGAAGATGAAGAATATAAACGTGTTGACTTTAGCAAAGTTCCAAAGCTAAAGAcagttttccagaaagaaaatg GCACAGTAACAGCTGCCAACGCAAGCACGCTGAATGATGGTGCTGCGGCTGTGGTGCTGATGACTGCAGATGCAGCCAGGAGGCTCAAGGTGAAACCGCTGGCAAGAGTAGCAG catttgctGATGCTGCTGTGGAACCTATTGATTTTCCAGTTGCACCTGCGTATGCTGTACCTAAG gttcTTAGAGATGCAGGACTGAAGAAAGAGGACATTACGATGTGGGAAGTAAACGAAGCCTTTAGCCTGGTTGTACTAGCAAACATCAAAATGCTGGACCTGGACCCCCAAAAAGTAAACATGAATGGAGGAGCTGTTTCTCTGGGACATCCGATTGG GATGTCTGGAGCCAGGATTGTCGTTCACTTGGTTCATGCCTTGAAGCAGGGAGAATATGGTCTTGCAAGTATTTGCAATGGAGGAGGAGGTGCTTCTGCCCTGTTGATCCAGAAGCTGTAG